Within the Erigeron canadensis isolate Cc75 chromosome 6, C_canadensis_v1, whole genome shotgun sequence genome, the region ATCCCAGATTCAAGATTGTCTGATTTGCCTTATATAGAATTCTAAGGAGGTGTCCTGGCTTACTTTATTTTTGGCTTATTTGTGTCCGGGTTATTTTTGGGCTTACGAGCTTATTTATCGGCTGTAGTTTGTTAGTTATGAATGACAAACATGTAACAGGAAATAAGATATAGTAAATCCAAATAAGCCAATAAGTATTCAAAATAAGCTAAGCCAAACACGCCCTAATTGAGTATTTACCTATGTTGTTAGGAAGATTTTTAACTAATGTAGGGATATAAAGCATGTGGGGTGTGTATGTATGGTTTTATGTTGATTGGTAATACACAAAAGGTACAATCTTTTGTGTCATGCTCTTATGCAGCATACCTGAAAATCCCAGATTCAATATTGTGCCTAAATTGCATTGTAGGGAAAGCTTGTTGGAAATTTGACTATTTTGAGAAAATGAATGATattggaaattttttttgattttagtCTTGTGTAATTAATAAGATGAAGGTTAATTTCTGAAAAAAGACTACATAAATATGCCTTAAAAGGTATTACCATAAAAAGGCATGTGGCCTAGACATACCGTGGCGGCAACCCTACATCCAACAGTTTGTGGGTTAAGGTCCCATCATAGACAATTGTATTATTATGCAGTGATATGTGTGAAATAGTTGTCTTTGAGAAAGGGTATTACGGGGCAGTAGCGGATGTAGAAAATCATATTCGAGTATGCGATTCCTTTGTAATAAAAGTATACAATATGCACTCTCcatatttatattatacttttttcaaaaaccaaaaaattaacACTAGGATTTTTCTTTGGAGGGTGTGCAAGTGCATACCCTCATTACTAAGTAAATTTGGCCCTGGTGCTGGGTTAATGGAGAGAATCCTTGTTTAGGACTCCAGGCTACCCGGGGAATTCAAGCCTTCGCCTTTGACAGCATGGCCTAAATAGTATTTGACACTTTTTTTGGGATGGAATTTATGAGACTAGAGCCTGGGATGTTATGAATATGATATGGTTCTATTTGGTGTCAAGAATTTCTTATTTCATATGGGGTCTGGTTTAGGATCCGTGGCTAGTAAGCATAGTCTACAGCCTCTTGAAGAGCCAGGTACCCTTCAAATAACACTTACGTTTTCTTTTTTGAATGTTTTACAGACAAAGTATGTTGGATTGAAGACAAAGGAGGTAAAAGCATTAAATTTGATATTACATATTAAGTTTTTTGTTAGATGAAGATGGTTTCTTGATTATGCTTTTCTAGTCATATGAGGTGAACTCTAAGGGGATTgaaattttctcaaaaagtTGGCTTCCGGGGACAGGTTCTCCTAAAGCAGTGGTTTGTTACAGCCATGGTTATGGAGACACTTGCACATTTTTCTTTGAAGGTGCGTgttaacaattaataataaaagtcgTGGTGTTGAAAACATCTAGAGTTTCAACAAGTATTGTGCTGCTTACAGGAGTTGCCAGAAAGTTGGCTTCATCTGGATATGCAGTTTTTGCATTGGATTTACCAGGATTGGGTCTTTCGGAAGGTCTTCATTGCGATATTCCAAGCTTTGATGGTCTAGTAGATCAAGTCGTCGAGCATTATTCAAAAATTATAGGTATAATCTTTGGAGATATGAGTGTAGTCTACTTATGTTTATTGATTTGAATCATAAGTGGTGAATGGATGTGCattttgaaattaattatggGATATCATGTGAGATTGAGTTATCAAACATTCAACACTCaatgtttattataatattaatatgttttCCAAACATTAAGAAGTGGTTTTGTTCAAGTCGTGATAATCAGATAAGGAGTGTCAAAACACAAATCTAACTACCCTCATAGTCATTATGGTAATTGAGTTGATGCTATCTTTAGCTGCTAGCAACTAACCATATTCTCATCATAATTTTCGGGTTGTAGAAAATCCAGAATTTCGTGATCTTCCAAGATTCTTGATGGGTCAGTCGATGGGGGGAGCTGTGGCTCTGAAGGTGCACTTGAAGCAACCTGATGTCTGGAGTGGTGCAGTTCTTGTTGCCCCAATGTGCAAAGTACTATTCTGCCTTTACATACATATGCTCTGATATGTGTATGTAACAACTCTAATTAAGGGTATTGTAGATTGCAGATGATGTAGTCCCACCATGGGCGGTAAAAAAATTTCTCATTGGTGTGGCAAAAGTCCTTCCAAAGTATAAACTTGTTCCACAAAAGGATCTGGGTGATATGGCATTTAGAGACCCGAAAAAGAAGCCCCTGGTTTGTTCACCTTTACTGATTAACTTATTATGTACTTCCTAAATTGGTATTAACTGTTTACCATATGCAGACAACCTATAATGTTATTGCTTACAAGGATAGACCACGTTTGGGGACGGCTCTGGAGCTCTTAAACACGACCCACGAGATTGAAAGTCAACTTGAGAATGTATGTATTCTTGAGGTTTGGATTtgcattttgactttttgagagCAATTATGCTGTCAACTTGAGAATGTATGTATACTTGTAAGTTTAACGCTTTGCAGTTTCTTATTTCTGATAAGACTCATTTTTGTGGCGGCTTCTTAGACTTATGAGCTAATCATGACTTATAATTGCAAAATAAGCTCACAAGTTAAAAATAAGCCACAAAAATGGGGCTTATCAAACATAAGCCAATAAGCTAAGCCATATACCCCCAGGTATCAAATTCATATATTTGACCCTAAGACCCTTAAATAATCAGGTTATGAAGATACAAAAATCATGATTGTCCCAAGGTCTTACCGATAACCAACAAAGCTGTCGGTTTTAAACCCTAACTAATCTGATATGCAGAAGCATAGTCTCTTCATCCAAACATTATAAACTAATTAGTATGAAGACAATAACTACTTAAGTATATATCTTTCATGTGTTCGTGTTGTATATTGTGGCAGGTTTCATTGCCATTGTTGATCCTGCATGGGAAAGCTGA harbors:
- the LOC122603504 gene encoding caffeoylshikimate esterase isoform X2 — encoded protein: MASLNIANFTTKTSFYYDCRFRIFVSSTKRRKRRFEGVNNNNNMLKMENLTPELKEILNANMDNVQERRRAREAFKDIQLNIDHILFKTKYVGLKTKESYEVNSKGIEIFSKSWLPGTGSPKAVVCYSHGYGDTCTFFFEGVARKLASSGYAVFALDLPGLGLSEGLHCDIPSFDGLVDQVVEHYSKIIENPEFRDLPRFLMGQSMGGAVALKVHLKQPDVWSGAVLVAPMCKIADDVVPPWAVKKFLIGVAKVLPKYKLVPQKDLGDMAFRDPKKKPLTTYNVIAYKDRPRLGTALELLNTTHEIESQLENVCILEVWICILTF
- the LOC122603504 gene encoding caffeoylshikimate esterase isoform X1, translated to MASLNIANFTTKTSFYYDCRFRIFVSSTKRRKRRFEGVNNNNNMLKMENLTPELKEILNANMDNVQERRRAREAFKDIQLNIDHILFKTKYVGLKTKESYEVNSKGIEIFSKSWLPGTGSPKAVVCYSHGYGDTCTFFFEGVARKLASSGYAVFALDLPGLGLSEGLHCDIPSFDGLVDQVVEHYSKIIENPEFRDLPRFLMGQSMGGAVALKVHLKQPDVWSGAVLVAPMCKIADDVVPPWAVKKFLIGVAKVLPKYKLVPQKDLGDMAFRDPKKKPLTTYNVIAYKDRPRLGTALELLNTTHEIESQLENVSLPLLILHGKADVVTDPAVSKALYEKAKSPDKKLNLYDDASHSLMEGEPDEIILSVLHDIITWLDEHSAKK